A single region of the Pseudomonas sp. B21-023 genome encodes:
- a CDS encoding efflux RND transporter periplasmic adaptor subunit: MKNRYWIAAGTSLSLLAMALLPAPAVVANDAPAAQANATPVAIARVQSGPMPQVLSAVGTLEAVHQVNVSPEVGGRITALEFTAGKAVAAGQVLVKLNDAPERGELAKLQAQAKNAKLALERTRKVLPLASTQAQLDQAQANYDQLLGEIAQVQAQIAQKTIRAPFAGVLGIRKVNLGQYVSPGDSLVTLTELSRLHVNFPLPEQSAAALQAGQAITLKVDAWPQQRFVAAVTTLEPQIDPGARSMLVQATLDNPGQQLKPGMFANVSIELPSHADVLSVPETAISYSAYGNSLYVLREKDGALRVEQVFVKLGARRDDRVVVLDALTPGDRVVVSGQIRLSNGMPVRVTDDTLAASTTRKPDLAQQ; encoded by the coding sequence TTACTGGATCGCCGCCGGCACGTCCCTGTCGCTGCTGGCCATGGCCCTGCTGCCCGCCCCGGCGGTAGTGGCCAACGACGCCCCCGCCGCCCAGGCCAACGCCACCCCGGTGGCAATCGCCCGTGTGCAGTCGGGCCCGATGCCGCAGGTGCTCAGCGCCGTCGGCACCCTGGAGGCGGTACACCAGGTCAATGTCTCGCCCGAGGTCGGCGGGCGCATCACCGCGTTGGAGTTCACCGCCGGCAAGGCCGTGGCCGCAGGCCAGGTGCTGGTCAAGCTCAACGACGCGCCCGAGCGCGGCGAGCTGGCCAAGCTGCAGGCCCAGGCCAAGAACGCCAAGCTGGCCCTGGAACGCACGCGCAAGGTGCTGCCGCTGGCCTCCACCCAGGCCCAGCTGGACCAGGCCCAGGCCAACTACGACCAGCTGCTCGGCGAGATCGCCCAGGTCCAGGCGCAGATCGCGCAGAAGACCATCCGCGCCCCGTTCGCCGGCGTGCTGGGTATCCGCAAGGTCAACCTCGGCCAGTACGTCAGCCCCGGCGACAGCCTGGTGACCCTCACCGAGCTGTCGCGCCTGCACGTCAACTTCCCGCTGCCCGAGCAGTCCGCCGCCGCCCTGCAGGCGGGCCAGGCCATCACCCTCAAGGTCGACGCCTGGCCGCAGCAGCGCTTTGTCGCCGCGGTGACCACCCTGGAGCCGCAGATCGACCCGGGCGCCCGCTCCATGTTGGTGCAGGCAACCCTCGACAACCCCGGCCAGCAACTCAAGCCGGGCATGTTCGCCAACGTCAGCATCGAGCTGCCGAGCCACGCCGATGTGCTGAGCGTGCCGGAGACGGCGATCAGCTACAGCGCCTACGGCAACTCGCTGTACGTGCTGCGCGAGAAGGACGGCGCCCTGCGCGTGGAGCAGGTGTTCGTCAAGCTCGGCGCGCGCCGCGACGACCGCGTGGTGGTGCTCGACGCGCTGACCCCGGGCGACCGCGTGGTGGTCTCGGGGCAGATCCGCCTGAGCAACGGCATGCCGGTGCGGGTCACCGATGACACCCTGGCCGCCAGCACCACGCGCAAGCCGGACCTGGCCCAGCAGTAA
- a CDS encoding MexW/MexI family multidrug efflux RND transporter permease subunit, whose translation MKFTDLFIRRPVLTLVVCAMIVMLGLLALLNLPIRQYPQLESATITITTEYPGARSQLMQGFVTQPISQAVASVDGVDYLSSTSTQGKSVISVRLKLNADSNKALTEIMAAVNQVKYRLPEGAYDSVVAKSSGEGTAVIYVGFSSKDIGLPAITDYISRVVQPRLAAIDGVAEAQILGGQKLAMRLWLDPARMAARNLSASDVAEAIRQNNFQAAPGQTKGQYVSANININTDLTSVDQFRQMVVRRDGDTLIRLSDIGTAELGATSYDTSGIMDGEPAVFIGLHATPAGNPLTIVGSVQEMMPQIRETMPPGMTANIVFEVARFIQASIDEVVKTLVEAVVIVAVVIFLFLGSLRSVLIPLVTIPLSLIGAAAIMSLFGFSINLLTLLSMVLAIGLVVDDAIVVVENVHRHIEEGKTPLHAALVGAREIAGPVIAMTLTLAAVYAPIGLMGGLTGALFKEFAFTLAGAVVVSGVVALTLSPVMSAFLLNRQASEGPMARGAERFFHWLGKGYGRLLDVSLHHRWLTLAIAAAVFVSLPILYLGAQRELAPVEDQAQVLAVAKAPQYANIDYTQMYAHRMDRLFATFPETDITWVVNGNDGPRTAFGGANLSTWEKRQRSADQLQAEIQKAVGEIEGVAIFAFQLPPLPGSTGGLPVQMVIQSSQDHRVVFDAMDKIKQAAMASGLFAVVDSDLDFNSPLVNINIDRSKANDLGISMQAIGDALAVLVGENYVNRFALDGRSYDVIPQVARAQRLSAEMLVGQYVKAANGAQVPLSTLVSFDMSIEPNKLTQFNQLNSATLQAVPAPGVSIGDAVQFLAAQANALPTGFSHDWLSDARQFVQEGSALVVTFIFAILVIYLVLAAQFESLRDPLVILVSVPMSVCGALIPLYLGYATVNIYTQIGLVTLVGLISKHGILMVEFANELQQADQLDRRTAIERAAQIRLRPILMTTAAMVVGLVPLLLASGAGAHSRFSLGLVIVIGMLVGTLFTLFILPTVYSLLAKDHRASEDPRLQELAAYTQPA comes from the coding sequence ATGAAATTCACCGACCTGTTCATCCGCCGCCCGGTACTGACCCTGGTGGTCTGCGCGATGATCGTCATGCTTGGCCTGTTGGCGCTGCTGAACCTGCCGATCCGCCAGTACCCGCAGCTGGAAAGCGCGACCATCACCATCACCACCGAATACCCCGGCGCCCGCTCGCAGCTGATGCAGGGCTTCGTCACCCAGCCCATCTCGCAGGCCGTGGCCTCGGTCGACGGCGTCGACTACCTGAGCTCGACCTCGACCCAGGGCAAGAGCGTCATCAGCGTGCGCCTGAAGCTCAACGCCGACTCCAACAAGGCCCTCACCGAGATCATGGCCGCCGTCAACCAGGTCAAGTACCGCCTGCCCGAAGGCGCCTACGACTCGGTGGTGGCCAAGTCTTCCGGCGAAGGCACGGCGGTGATCTACGTCGGCTTCTCGAGCAAGGACATCGGCCTGCCGGCGATCACCGACTACATCTCCCGCGTGGTGCAGCCGCGCCTGGCGGCCATCGACGGCGTGGCCGAGGCGCAGATCCTCGGCGGCCAGAAACTGGCCATGCGCCTGTGGCTGGACCCGGCGCGCATGGCTGCGCGCAACCTGTCGGCCAGCGACGTGGCCGAGGCCATCCGCCAGAACAACTTCCAGGCTGCCCCCGGGCAGACCAAGGGCCAGTACGTCTCGGCCAACATCAACATCAACACCGACCTGACCAGCGTCGACCAGTTCCGCCAGATGGTGGTGCGCCGCGACGGCGACACGCTGATCCGCCTGAGCGACATCGGCACCGCCGAGCTCGGCGCCACCTCCTACGACACCAGCGGCATCATGGACGGCGAGCCTGCGGTGTTCATCGGCCTGCACGCCACCCCCGCCGGCAACCCGCTGACCATCGTCGGTTCAGTGCAGGAAATGATGCCGCAGATCCGCGAGACCATGCCGCCGGGCATGACCGCCAACATCGTGTTCGAGGTGGCGCGCTTCATCCAGGCGTCCATCGACGAGGTGGTCAAGACCCTGGTCGAGGCCGTGGTGATCGTCGCCGTGGTGATCTTCCTGTTCCTCGGCTCGCTGCGCAGCGTGCTGATCCCCCTGGTGACCATCCCGCTGTCGCTGATCGGCGCGGCGGCGATCATGAGCCTGTTCGGCTTCAGCATCAACCTGCTGACCCTGCTGTCGATGGTCCTGGCCATCGGCCTGGTGGTGGACGACGCCATCGTCGTGGTGGAGAACGTCCACCGGCATATCGAGGAAGGCAAGACGCCGTTGCATGCGGCTTTGGTCGGCGCCCGCGAGATCGCCGGCCCGGTGATCGCCATGACCCTGACCCTGGCCGCGGTGTACGCCCCGATCGGCCTGATGGGCGGGCTGACCGGCGCGCTGTTCAAGGAGTTCGCCTTCACCCTCGCCGGCGCCGTGGTGGTGTCCGGCGTGGTGGCGCTGACCCTGTCGCCGGTGATGAGCGCCTTCCTGCTCAACCGCCAGGCCAGCGAAGGGCCGATGGCGCGTGGCGCCGAGCGCTTCTTCCACTGGCTGGGCAAGGGCTATGGTCGTTTGCTTGACGTGTCCCTGCACCATCGCTGGCTGACCCTGGCGATTGCCGCGGCGGTGTTCGTCAGCCTGCCGATCCTCTACCTCGGCGCCCAGCGCGAACTGGCGCCGGTCGAGGACCAGGCCCAGGTGCTGGCGGTTGCCAAGGCCCCGCAGTACGCCAACATCGATTACACCCAGATGTACGCGCACCGCATGGACCGCCTGTTCGCCACCTTCCCGGAAACCGACATCACCTGGGTGGTCAACGGCAACGACGGCCCGCGCACCGCGTTCGGCGGCGCCAACCTGAGCACCTGGGAAAAGCGCCAGCGCAGCGCCGACCAGTTGCAGGCCGAGATCCAGAAAGCCGTGGGCGAGATCGAGGGCGTGGCCATCTTCGCCTTCCAGCTGCCGCCGCTACCCGGCTCCACCGGCGGCCTGCCGGTGCAGATGGTGATCCAGAGCTCCCAGGACCACCGCGTGGTGTTCGACGCCATGGACAAGATCAAGCAGGCGGCCATGGCCAGCGGCCTGTTCGCCGTGGTCGACAGCGACCTGGACTTCAACAGCCCGCTGGTCAACATCAACATCGACCGCAGCAAGGCCAATGACCTGGGCATCAGCATGCAGGCCATCGGCGACGCCCTGGCGGTGCTGGTGGGCGAGAACTACGTCAACCGCTTCGCCCTCGACGGTCGTTCCTACGATGTAATACCGCAGGTGGCACGGGCCCAGCGCCTGTCGGCCGAGATGCTGGTCGGCCAGTACGTCAAGGCCGCCAACGGCGCCCAGGTGCCGCTGTCGACCCTGGTCAGCTTCGACATGTCGATCGAACCCAACAAGCTGACCCAGTTCAACCAGCTCAACTCGGCCACCCTGCAGGCGGTGCCGGCGCCGGGCGTGAGCATCGGCGACGCGGTGCAGTTCCTCGCCGCCCAGGCCAATGCCCTGCCCACCGGCTTCAGCCATGACTGGCTGTCGGATGCCCGCCAGTTCGTCCAGGAAGGCAGCGCCCTGGTAGTGACGTTCATCTTCGCCATCCTGGTCATCTACCTGGTGCTGGCCGCGCAGTTCGAAAGCCTGCGCGACCCGTTGGTGATCCTGGTCAGCGTGCCGATGTCGGTGTGCGGCGCGCTGATCCCGCTGTACCTGGGCTATGCCACGGTGAACATCTACACGCAAATCGGCCTGGTGACCCTGGTCGGCCTGATCAGCAAGCACGGCATCCTCATGGTCGAGTTCGCCAACGAGCTGCAGCAGGCCGACCAGCTCGACCGCCGCACGGCTATCGAACGCGCCGCGCAGATCCGCCTGCGGCCGATCCTGATGACCACCGCGGCCATGGTGGTGGGCCTGGTCCCGCTGCTGCTGGCCAGCGGCGCCGGTGCCCACAGCCGCTTCAGCCTGGGCCTGGTGATCGTCATCGGCATGCTGGTCGGTACGCTGTTCACCCTGTTCATCCTGCCCACCGTGTACTCGCTGCTGGCCAAGGACCACCGTGCCAGCGAAGACCCACGCCTGCAGGAACTGGCCGCCTACACCCAGCCGGCCTGA
- a CDS encoding TolC family outer membrane protein translates to MLRKTLLPLLLLAPLAQAVAADRATLMSVYAQVVEHNSDMAAARENYLARREAVPLARARLLPQVALDAEAGDVRSDRRQVEQRSGSLYRLSLDQPLFDLSRWFDYKAAQSENEQAELDFSAFQQQLILDTASSYFDTLLAEDNLATAKAELRAFDRQLQQTRLSYDAGLSDQNDMLSAQASFDRASANLIDSQRRSEDAYQALMRLTGQAQPALAGIRHSLPVQAPVPERAEAWVEQAMAQNLRLRASQAAVSQAGQTLRSSKADHLPTFNLAMGYAEGDSDLMDSSAHFGQRPGNQRDSSVMVQMKLPLFSGGGTSARVRQATHELARTEYGRTSLEREVLEGSRNAFRAVVSDVEQVRARRQSIISSQGSLRATEAGYEVGSRNIVDILDAQRDLYNAVRDYNVSRYAYIVDSLRLKQQAGSLSPEDLRELAGYLKLDYEPERDFLPSDLRG, encoded by the coding sequence ATGCTACGTAAGACCCTTCTGCCCCTGCTGCTGCTGGCGCCCCTGGCCCAGGCCGTTGCCGCCGACCGTGCGACGCTGATGTCGGTGTACGCCCAGGTGGTCGAGCACAACAGCGACATGGCCGCCGCCCGCGAGAACTACCTGGCCCGCCGCGAGGCCGTGCCCCTGGCCCGCGCCCGCCTGCTGCCGCAGGTGGCCCTGGATGCCGAGGCCGGCGACGTGCGCAGCGACCGCCGCCAGGTCGAGCAACGCAGCGGCAGCCTGTACCGCCTGAGCCTCGACCAGCCGTTGTTCGACCTCAGCCGCTGGTTCGACTACAAGGCCGCGCAGTCCGAGAACGAACAGGCCGAACTGGACTTCTCGGCATTCCAGCAGCAGCTGATCCTCGACACCGCCAGCAGCTACTTCGACACCCTGCTGGCCGAGGACAATTTGGCCACCGCCAAGGCCGAGCTGCGCGCCTTCGACCGCCAGCTGCAACAGACCCGGCTGAGCTACGACGCCGGCCTGTCCGACCAGAACGACATGCTCTCGGCCCAGGCCAGCTTCGACCGCGCCAGCGCCAACCTGATCGACAGCCAGCGCCGCAGCGAGGACGCCTACCAGGCACTGATGCGCCTGACCGGCCAGGCCCAGCCGGCATTGGCCGGGATCCGTCACAGCCTGCCGGTGCAGGCGCCGGTGCCCGAGCGCGCCGAGGCCTGGGTCGAGCAGGCCATGGCGCAGAACCTGCGCCTGCGCGCCAGCCAGGCCGCCGTTAGCCAGGCCGGCCAGACCCTGCGCAGCAGCAAGGCCGATCACCTGCCGACCTTCAACCTGGCCATGGGCTACGCCGAGGGTGACAGCGACCTGATGGACTCCAGCGCGCACTTCGGCCAGCGCCCCGGCAACCAGCGCGACAGCTCGGTGATGGTGCAGATGAAGCTGCCGCTGTTCAGCGGCGGCGGCACCAGCGCGCGGGTGCGCCAGGCCACCCATGAGCTGGCGCGTACCGAGTACGGCCGCACCAGCCTCGAACGCGAGGTGCTGGAAGGGTCGCGCAATGCCTTCCGCGCGGTGGTCAGCGATGTCGAGCAGGTGCGCGCGCGGCGCCAGAGCATCATCTCCAGCCAGGGCTCGTTGCGGGCCACCGAGGCGGGGTATGAGGTGGGCAGCCGCAACATCGTCGATATCCTCGATGCCCAGCGCGACCTGTACAACGCGGTGCGTGACTACAACGTCTCGCGCTATGCGTACATCGTCGACAGCCTGCGGCTCAAGCAGCAGGCCGGCAGCCTGAGCCCGGAGGACCTGCGCGAATTGGCGGGGTACCTGAAGCTGGATTACGAGCCGGAGCGGGATTTCCTGCCGAGTGATCTGCGCGGGTAA
- a CDS encoding DUF3077 domain-containing protein has product MDLFKVEPGIPFADAFSELSVLLGCIRHLTCEAEMEGDLMAGSAARMLSAMAKALIDDMELGLNRSG; this is encoded by the coding sequence ATGGACCTGTTCAAGGTCGAGCCGGGCATTCCCTTCGCGGATGCCTTCAGCGAGTTGTCGGTGCTGCTTGGCTGCATTCGCCACCTCACTTGCGAGGCCGAGATGGAAGGCGACCTGATGGCGGGCAGCGCAGCGCGCATGTTGAGCGCCATGGCCAAGGCGTTGATTGATGATATGGAGTTGGGGTTGAACCGGTCCGGTTGA